One Frankia alni ACN14a DNA window includes the following coding sequences:
- a CDS encoding salicylate synthase encodes MARLAESGPHHEFVVYENESIWCYAGGILADIRLDRDGATLRGVREAEFAWDGRPLRRVSELLAMLPLPQWRVYGWAAFELSYARDGSRERLDNERLLHLIVPRSEVRLHAGVAHVRSSDPGTLATLVDLLSTRADSAHRRAAPINVRNIGRDEYCASVASAVQEITADVLQKVILSRKIEIDSDIDLAASYVLGRRRNNPARSFLLRLDGLEAAGFSPEIVVSVDVDGTVVSHPLAGTRAFTESAAENTRRRLELLSSAKEIYEHAISVKIGHDELLTVCEPNSVGVRDLMSVEERGSVQHLASQVTGKLAAGADAWDAFTAVFPAVTVSGVPKEAAFAAIRRHEGDRRGLYGGAVLTVDSSGALDAALVLRTVFRENGRTWLRAGAGIVGQSQPAREFEETCEKLDSVARFLVANEIREEVDA; translated from the coding sequence ATGGCCCGACTGGCCGAGTCCGGTCCCCACCACGAGTTCGTCGTCTATGAGAACGAGAGCATCTGGTGCTATGCGGGCGGCATTCTCGCCGATATTCGCCTCGACCGCGACGGCGCGACGCTGCGAGGTGTGCGGGAGGCGGAGTTTGCCTGGGACGGCCGGCCGCTGCGGCGGGTCAGTGAGCTGCTCGCCATGCTGCCGCTGCCGCAGTGGCGAGTGTATGGCTGGGCCGCGTTCGAACTTTCCTACGCGAGGGACGGCAGCCGGGAGCGTCTAGACAACGAGCGGCTTCTACACCTCATCGTGCCGCGAAGCGAGGTGCGTCTGCACGCCGGCGTGGCTCACGTGCGTTCCAGCGACCCCGGCACCCTTGCGACGCTCGTCGACCTGCTTTCCACGCGGGCGGACAGTGCCCACCGCCGGGCGGCGCCGATCAACGTGCGGAACATCGGCCGAGACGAGTACTGCGCGTCAGTCGCGAGCGCCGTCCAGGAGATCACTGCAGATGTGTTGCAGAAGGTCATCCTGTCGCGGAAGATCGAGATTGACAGCGACATCGACCTGGCCGCCTCCTATGTTCTTGGCAGGCGTAGGAACAATCCCGCCCGGTCCTTCCTGCTGCGGTTGGACGGGCTGGAAGCAGCCGGTTTCAGCCCGGAGATCGTGGTCAGCGTCGACGTGGACGGCACGGTCGTCAGCCACCCGCTTGCCGGCACGAGGGCATTCACGGAGAGCGCCGCGGAGAACACCCGCCGGCGCCTGGAACTCCTGTCGTCCGCGAAGGAGATCTATGAGCACGCCATCTCCGTCAAGATCGGCCATGACGAATTGCTCACGGTCTGCGAACCGAACTCGGTGGGAGTTCGCGACCTCATGTCGGTCGAGGAAAGGGGTAGCGTCCAGCATCTCGCCTCCCAGGTGACCGGAAAGCTGGCGGCCGGGGCGGACGCCTGGGACGCCTTCACGGCTGTCTTTCCCGCGGTCACCGTGTCGGGAGTACCAAAGGAAGCGGCCTTCGCCGCGATTCGACGCCACGAGGGGGACCGTCGCGGCCTCTACGGCGGCGCAGTCCTGACCGTCGACAGTTCCGGCGCGCTGGACGCCGCACTGGTCCTGCGCACGGTCTTCCGCGAGAACGGTCGCACCTGGCTGCGTGCGGGTGCCGGGATAGTCGGTCAGTCACAGCCAGCCAGGGAATTCGAGGAGACCTGCGAGAAGCTCGACAGCGTGGCGCGCTTCCTGGTTGCCAACGAGATCAGGGAAGAGGTCGATGCATGA